aagacccagcacagccaaataaataaataagtaaatattttaaaaagaacagaactCTGGACCTCCGGAAATATCAGTTATGGCCATACTTATTCTAGAATAAAAGAAACCTGGATAGACTGGCCGGAAGAGATTTCTGAGGCTTAGGTCTCTGAGAGTGACAGACCGGAAAACCAAGGACTCAGGTCATCGCCATGACACCATGGCACAACGACAGCATGCCTCCTTCCCTTCTGAGACCCTGCAATGAGGCTTCCCACAAGAAACTCCGTCCAGGAATAATTTGTACCCTTGAACTCATCTTTAACTTTATCACTGAAATTCCCAACAAGGATGCTGCCTGATGCCAAGCCACTGTGGTTTTAGTGATGTGGGTGCCTCTGTGCAAAGATACTtcagagcctttcccacaggCACTAAGCAGTGGCCAGATGACAATGACTTTAAACCTGGATCACACTCATACCAGTGAATGGGACACAGAATGCGTGAGTCGGCCCAGAAGGTGCCTTGCTTTGCTGCACAGATGCATCGTTCCCTTCTATTggggaagctccaatactttggccacctgatgcaaaaagctgactcattggaaaagaccctgattccgggaaagactgaaggcaggaggagacggggacgacagaggatgagatgatgggatggcatcactgactcaatggacctgagtttgagcaaactccaagagacagtgaaggacagggaagcctggtgcactgcagtccatggtttgcaaagagttggacaccacttagcaactgaacagtaacaacaaatgGGGAAGACAGAGCATGGCATTTGGACATCCGTCTGTGACTAGAACACTGTTATAATTGCAGGCTGAACTCTCATCAGGAAAACACACTGGTGAGAATGAAATGAGCCTTGTCTAGGAGAAACAGGTACTTGGTCCCCCAGCTGATGGTCCATCACTTATGAGGAACTCAATGAGACCAGTGGGTCAGGAAGCACATGGGGACCACCAGTCTCAATGGGCCAATGGTTCAGACTTAAGCACTGTTCAAGCCCTAATACTGCTGTCTGTTAACCAGTGTAGACAATTATTTCCCAGACTGTTGTCTTGACTGCTGCCTCTTGCCACTGTctttctattgggttggccaaaaactccataccatcttacagaaaaacctgaacgaactttcaggccaacacaatattttgcacataagatccctgggtcaggaggatctcctggagaaggaaatgtctacccattccagtattcttgcctggagaatcccatcgacagaggaacctggcaggctacagtccatagggttgcaaagagtcagacatgattgaagtgacttaacacacatacacacacacacacacacacacacacacacacacacacactcatgcatgcaGAACCACTGGTCCATTCCTTGTCTCCTCGGTGGCCAAATCATGTTGGCTTAATTGGTCCCCACTTCTTGTGGTCCAGCGTAAAGCACGAACTTCAGGCTCTGCACAAAGGCCAGGCGACAAGGAGGAGCTGACACTAACCCCACTCTGCTCCCTAAGGCCTGTGTCCTGACTCAGGGCTGTGTCAGCCCAGAAGAAGGGGATCTTCCTTCTAGTTCCCACAAGGACGTTGTAGAGCTGAATCCAGGTCCTGTCTGGTCCTTGacccctgttttcttttttcctccttgcatACGGGGCTCCAGTGAATGGTGAACACAGAATAAGAATTGTCTTCTTCACAGAGATGCTTTAGGCAAAGTTTTAATCACTTGTTTCtaataaagtaatatttatttGATTACAAAGATATATAAAGCGATGTATACGATACATAACAGACACAACAGTCCACAGCCACAAAACCAGGTGGCTGTATCTGCTGATTCTGCTCAGACCACTAGGAAAATCTTAGGGACTTAGTGGGCTGAATGTGTGCAGGAGTCTGGAGAATTCGCTCTCTCTCTGTCCTGTCCAGGGAATCAGAGCCTTGCACCACAGCTTGCGTTCATTCCAGTGCCGGCCAAGCTTGCTCGGGGCTGGCAGGGCCCCTCCCGGTGATATCAGCCTGGAGTGTGCTGCGTGTTCCGTCCGTCAAGGTCTCTGCTCACCAGGGGCAGGATGGGAGGCAGGGGAAGCGGTTCACGTGCATTTTACCGTCCTCCAGGCTGGGAGCTCCTCCCAGTGGGTTCTGTCTTACTGCGTCTTTTGCAGAGAAAAAATCCATGGCATAATTCTCAGATGGTTCCACGTGACTCCCCTGGAGCTTTTCACAGGCATGTGGTAGCGTATTTGGGTCCAGAATCTAGAGTTAGGAGGAACTGATTTTAAGCCTTTCCAGGTGACGGTAGGCAAAACCCTGAGAGCTCTTCTCACTAGATGAGGTAGGGACTCCGGCTCTTGGAAGGAAGAGAATTTAATTAAAATCAGTTTGAGTGTTTGATCCTCCAAAGCCAGATTCACTGCTGCTTGTAGTTCAAAGATGCTGGGTCCACTGACATAGTTGGGGCTCAAGATGAAGATTCCCCTCCTGCTTTTCTTAATAACGCTGACAATGTCCTCTGTGTACACTGGAGAGAAAGAATTTAATTATTTGCAATTGTTATTGTTAAACCTTGAGTCACCATAACCCTGAATCTCCCAGATCCACCCAGCGGGGTTCTTTGCGAtggcaaaggaaaggagaagtCTGGTTTTCTTGATCACTTCTATTACATCAATTAACTGTACAGACAGTTGGATTATACTCCCTGTCTAGTGACCGTCAGTGTCAGCTTCCTCCCCTGTGTTCTCTCCTCTCCACTTCTGAGTCTCTCCAGGATCAAAACTCACTGGAACAAGGTTGACTGGAATGAGGGAGGGGCATGGCTCCTGGGTGGGGCCCTCTGAGGCAGAGGAGGACGATGGGACGAATGAGGTCTGCACATCTGATGGGTGCCCGGCCTGGGAGCCTGCTGGGCCCAGTGCTGAGTCTGTGGCTGGCAGAGTCCCAGGAAGGAGAGGGACCACTCATTTGGGAGGAGAGAACTAACTTCCGGTTGAGGAGCCAGAAAAgatagcttagggttagggttagggttagggttagggttagggggcaTTCTGAAGACGGATTTTTTTTCACGATGGAGCATGTCTCTGCAACACACGGCTTTCCGTGTCATTGCTGCCCAAGGCGTTCTAAGCTCATGAATCCTTCCAGAGGATAGTAGCCCAGGAGAAAGAACGGAGGACGACACAGAGAGTGCATGCCTGTAGCTCTCTGGTTCTGCGCTTCCTGCCGGCTGCAAACCTACCTCCCCCGGGGGCCACGTCCCTTTCAAGCAGGCACAGGGTATATCCATATTTGTTTTCCAAAACATCAGGGAGAAGATTCAGGGCCAAGGTTTCCTCACTCAGAGACGAAGAGGCCTCGCTCTCAAAGGGGCTCCATTTCGCATAGGATACAAAGGCGTCAAACTCCTTTTggtctgagaaagaggaacaagaaaaaatgtaaataccTACCTAAGCTCAAGCCTTATGGTAAGTGGGGAAGAATTAAGACTTGGGATccttgtttagttactcagttggatcggaccctttgtgaccccatggactgtaacccaccaggctcctctgtccatggattctccaggcaaggatattggagtgggttgccatttcctcctccagggggatcttcctgacccaggggtcaaacccacgtctccaagattggcaggcagattctttaccactgaatccctggggaagcccagaactGATTTTGAAAATCAAAAGCAGCATCTGCGTTCACTTTTTCAGAACCACACTGCTGAGGGGCATCGACTGTGCACCCAGAATCAGCTTCTAATCAATGAGGCACTCCTGCGTCTTCCCTGAGGTCAGATCAAACAGCCAGAGCTTTTTCTCTGATTAAACCACACACACTCCGGAGTTCCTCCAAGCTTTCTGTGTAGCTGCAGCCCTGCTGGCTCATTAGTTACACATCAAAGGACAGTCTGCTCCATCAAAGCATGATAATATCCAGAGAGCAAAGCACTGTGAGGGCCCAGCACGCTAGCAAGCTGACGGCACACatacctgggtttgaacccccaAGTGTAAAATCAGGGAcccctggcaggctgctgtcagAGTTTCCTGAGATAATGTAGATGAAGAGTTTAGTGTCTGACTTACAGCAGGCTTGTTCCTTTCCCTTTCAGATAGACAAATATATTTTGGAACTTGTTTAGGATATTTTTAAGGTCTCATAAGAttctgttggggcttcccagcagcaaagaatttgcctgccaattcaagagaggTGAATTCTatctctggatggggaagatcccctggagaagggaatggcaacccacgccagtattcttgcttggagaattccgtggacagaggagcctggtgggctgcagtccatggggacacagagtcagacagcacttagcgaccaaacaacaataacaacaaatgccGTTGTTGACTCAACTATTATAAATACACATAGATTCTAAGGTGTGCTGAAGAACTAAATGGAAACTTTAGAAAATCTCAATAGTTAGCCTCTGGGCTCTGAAACTGGACACAGCTGGCCCATTTCCCAGCCCTTTGCATGATGCCTCTCAAACAGTATTATTGGACAGAGGGGATAtttgtatacacatagctgagtcactctgttgtacagcagcaACTCACACAATGCTGTGAAGCAGCtacgcgtgcatgctcagtcactcagccgtgtctaactgttgcgaccctgtggactggagcccaccaggctcctctgtccatgggatttcccaggcaagaatactgcagtgggctgccattcccttctccgggatcttcccttcccagggggTTGCATTCTGCCAAtccccattggcaggcagattctttcccaatggtgccacctgggaagcctggaacaGACGTGTCCTGTGTGCTCACGCTGTGCTATTCTAACCCTCAGTGTGTCCGTTCAGCGAGTCCGCATGGCATTCATTGTGATTACAACCCTACTTTACAGACGAGAAAACGCAGGAGGCGTGGAGATGTGAAGTCATCCACCCTCTCGCCTTAGGATGTTGAGTGGAAAGTCATTTTTAAGTCCAATATGTCCTACAGTAGCATCATTGGCAAGATTCCTAGTAActggaaagagaagagaacatTCTCCCCCAGGGGCCAACCCTCCCAGGTGTAAAGCCACCAGACCAGCAGAAGGATCTCAGAGGCTGGGGGTCACGACTTTGTCCCTCAGGGGAAGTGCATGTCCCAAGCTCTCTCCCTCTAGGTCCACTCAGAGGGGAAACAGCAGAGGCGAGGTGGGCCGTCTTACCCCCGAGCGTCTCGTCCTTGCTCTGGTAGGTTCGGTACAGCAGCACTATTTCAATCCAGTACATGTAGAACAGCGCGCCCGTGGTCAGCATGCCTGCCAGGCCCGTGACTGTGCCCAGGAGGACGTAGAGGAACACCCCTGGGGACAGGGACGCGCGGCTGTGAGGCGAGCGGTCACAGAGGCAGAGCACCCTCCCAGCACACCCACTTACACAGCACCTGCCCGGCACCTCTGCCAGAGGTGATTTACCAGAATCACTGCCACTGAAAACATTTCTCTCAATTCCAGACATGTCTTAAATCACATCTTGAAGGAACTGTCATAAAATGAACTCAAGAGAACCCAGGATAATGGCCAGCTCCTGATTGGGGGTGACTGGGGAAACTCACAAAAactacttttatttacttttccctGATAAGCTTCCCTCTCATTGCCTACTATAATCTACTTTCATGTGTTATCAAATCTACTAAAATCTAGACTTCCTGAAGCCCAGAGCTACTTCCAGCTTGGTTTCTCACCTCTAAAGTACCTAATACCTGGCACCTTCAACCTACACCTCTACAGAGCATCCACCAGGCACCAGGCATTAAGTGTGTCCTGGTTAAGCCTCACAAGCACTCCAAACATGCTTGTTCTCTCATCCCTAttcatcagtgaatgaatgatatCACCTTCAACTCTGAACTTCTTAAAGAACTTTGAAAGCCATTCCTTATCAGGAATTTCCTCTCCAGCCACAATCTGTGATATATACGTGTAACTCCTAAACTGAGCATTTTCTCcatctcccttctttctctcctccactCTCCAAGTCCAGACCATCACATGCTCTGGATTTGGAAGCCAGGggaggaaaataagaaagagggCTAGGTCCTAGTGTGATGCCTGTCATGTAGGGCATGTTCTGTAGGTCtttacagaaaaatgaatgagtgaattaacAAATGATAGGTTTTTCCAGCACAGCCCCTGTATGCAGAGCATCAGTAAGAGGACCAGCTCTCGATCACCGATGTGAAACTtacagctgtgtggccttggtgAAGGTATCGAATGACTCAACACAAGCAAAGTGCACACTTAGAACTTTGGCATCTGGTGCAAGTTTGTGGCCATCATCACCATGCCTACTGTCTAGGAAAGTTCCTCTCCTCCTAGGTAAAAGCAGTTGGTTGCATCCTGCACCCCCCTTCAGGCTCACCTCCTGTCTTCTTTTTTAGCTGGATGGACTGAGTAGTGTTCCCAATGGAGTTCTGGGCAAAGCAAATGAACTTCTTGTGAAGATCACTCTCAGTAACTTTTTCCAAGAGGACAACACGTTCTATGACTTCGTCCTTTAAGGTGGATTTAACACtaggaaaagagggaaaatacCACACTGCTTGGGTAACACAGATTGACATGCATTAAACAGTTTTTGGAACTTGTATAAGCAGACAAACCGCTTGGCTTTCAGAAGAGCTGTCAGATAGTACACGGAGATGCTGGAAGGATGGAGGATACTCAGACATgacccactttttaaaaatgatggagTTGGCTAAGCGTCATACTAGAATATAAttggttgttggagaagactttagagccccttggaccgcaaggagatcaaatcagtccatcctaaaggaaatcagtcctgaattttctttggaaggacggatgctgaagctgaagctccaccactttggccacctgatgcgaagaagtgactgattggaaaagaccctgatgctgggaaagtttgaaggcaggaggagaaggggacaacagaagatgagatggttggatggcatcacccacttgatgagttgagtttgagcaagctccgggagttggtgatggacagggaagcctggcgtgctgcagtccatgggatcgcaaagagtcagacactactgagcaactgaactgaactgaactgataattgctTGTGGGCCTCATCTGATCTTTCTTTCATGACAAATTCCCCTTGAGAAGACATACGACAATTTATAAACGTCTAACTTCTACTGaaagacttcctggtggctcagcagtaaagaatctgcctgcagacgCAGGAGCCGCAAGTTCCGTCAGGGGTTAGgatgatcccatggagaaggaaatggcaacccaccccaatattcttgtctggggaatcccatggacagagaggagcctgatgggctactgtccatggggtcacaaagagtccaacacgactgagcaactaaacaataacaacaacagcgttgtaaataaagctgctgtggacatgcctaaaaaaataagaaaaaactagCTATCCCACCTCTGGCTCTCATTTCCCAGGTCGGATTGTGTTAGCTATTCCTCATGTCTCATAATTGCGGTCAGACTGCTTATTCCTGTGCCTTCTCCTCTGGATACACTCAGACCATTAAGGACTACAGAGTTCAGACCCTGACTCACCCCACTGCGAACGGAGGACCGCACAGGGGGATGGGAGTGTCTGGCATGagtgcagagtcttctccagtctgTTAGACACACCGAGTCTATTCAAGTAGCCTGGGTCAGTGTGCCTGCTCGTTAGTGTGGTGGGCAAAGCAGCCACAGCAAGCTGTTCTACAAACAGAACTTTGAAACagctgataaaattttaaaaaaaatttttttaagtaatttttaaaaggggacttcagggacttccctggtagtccagtggttaagactgcatttcTAATGCAaggaatgcaggtttgatccctggtcagggaactaagatcccacatgctgcacagtgcagctaaaaaaaaaaaaaaaaaaatcacaaggccaaaaaaaaaaaaaaaaggatatagggGAGAACTTCtgatagtctagtggttaagattccgggctttcactgccagggtcctgggttcaatccctggttgggaggggggcagatcccacaagtcacaaggccaaaaataaaaataaatttaaaaagtaataaaacaactgaaatatTTAGTTCTATGACCCTCttgactgtaccccgccaggatcctctgcgcatgggatttcccaggcaaccgTACTGAAGGagagtgccatttcctactccgtcccaactcagggagggaacccacatctcttgtcttggcgggcagattctttacttctgagccaccagggaagcccatagaaaacTGCCTTTGGCCCCCAGGTTTAAAATTAACTCACACTTTGCACGTCTTCGCTTTTGCTTGCTCCACTAGCTGGCGCTAGTGGCCACACCATCatctgtgggggtgtgtgtgcagcTCTGGGTGTACATTTGAGGGGTTTTCTAAAGGTGAAAGCCTTTCATGTGAATTGCAAAGAATAAGTTGGCTCATTTCCTTCTTACCTTCGTCCCTTGGGTGTTTCGATTTCCCACTCCTGGTCAGAATCTCTGATGTACCATTTTATCACAGGATTAAAGTTAATTTCGAAGCCAAATCGTGCCGTGCAGTTAAGAGTTAAAGGCTTTCCTGAAAAGGAAGAGGCCACAGAAATCAGGAAGGCCGCTGGTGAGAATGATGTGCCCTGAAGGAGGAAGACACCACCTGGAACTGTCCCCCGAGGCGGTCAGGTGCACAGGTAGGGCAGGCGCGCCGGACATAGCCAACCGTCTACCCGTCTCTCATTGAGAAACGTGTAAAACCAGCAATGTTTGTCTCTACTGGGCAACACTTAGATCTCAAACCTGTGGCTATATTTACCCGAATGAAGACTGGCATGGCCATACACTAAGAGTTCTGATGTGGTTTCAGGATAAACACCAGGAAAATGAGCAGCTTCAGTGACTAGCCCTGTCTtgcaatgctgctgctaaagtaGTTACAAGGCTGTTGCTGAAGAATATTTTATAGGCAGTATTTGCATTtcttgttgttcaggcactcagtcgtgtccgactctttgcgaccccatggactgcagcctaccagtcttccctgttcttcaccatctcccagagtttgctcaaactcatgtccattgagttggtgacgccatccagccctctcatcctctgtcaccttctcctcctgccctcaatcttttccagcatcagggtcttttccaatgagtcggctcttcatagtAGGTGGCCAAAAGCATTTGCATGTTAAAGGAAAATCCTGAGGTTTTGGTGATTATCTGGATATTCAGCTCTATTTTGATTTGTGCTCTGTGGATGGGTGTGCGTGTAACTACACTGCCCTCTTTCTACCCATTTTCTGGGGAAGGGTTATCCAGAAATTCAGTATTTTAACCATATAAAGTTTAGGGACGTCATTTGAAAACTCACCTTTCCACGTTGATAATGCTTTTCCGACAGTAATAACATCAACATTCACTGGTACCATACGTTACTAGGGCTCccacatggcactagtggtaagcaacccgcctgccagtgcaggagacgtgagacacTCAGGTCCaagccctgggtcgggcagatgccctggaggagggcatggcaacccactccagtcttcttgcctggaggaccccatggacagaggagcctggtgcgctaccgtccacagggtcgcaaagagccggacacaactgaggctactcagcacagcacataggTAACGTGGCTATTTTTATATTAGTTAATGctttccctccttctttcctccttcctttcattCTTGTGATGTTGCCTGTactattgggttgaccaaaaacttcatctgggtttttccataaggtcTTACAGGGAAAACCCAATGACTCTTTTAGCCAGCCCAGTAGCTCTAGTTCACTATCAGGTATACCGCTACCGCCACCTAGTGGTAATTTACCGTATCtatcttgacatttttttctataatgaGATATATTatcttcttgtttagtcactaagtcttgtctgtagcccaccaagctcctctgtgggatttcccaggcaagaatactggagtgagttgccatttccccctccaggggtaAAAAAGATCCAGAAAGATCTCTTtttgacttagggatcaaaccagtgtctcctgctttggttcctggttctttatccctgagccgtCAGGGCAGCCGTAATTAGCATCTAAAGGAAATTGCTATGCGGTGGTCTTTTACAATAatattactttttcctttctttctgcaagGATAAATACTTTATTAGCACTTAAAATGGCATTTATTTTACTGGCTCAATCAGCACTTGGTTTTGAAGACAGCAGTTCTTACGTGGCTATGTGGGAAGATGCAGGTATTGTTGAAGCTGACGAAATCAAAGGGGACCACTAGACGTCGCTTCCCCTCCAGCCCAAAGAAGACACTACTTCGGAATACAACTTATTTAAACAGGGATTGTAGTATTCCCCTGTGATTATTTTAAAGGCCAAACCAAACACACTATGTTCATACATATTTAGTGCAGCCTACGTTGGtaaattaggagaaggcaatggcaccccactccagtactcttgcctggaaaatcccatggatggaggagcctggtgggctgcagtccatggggtcgctaagagtcaaacacgactgagggacctctctttcacttttcaccttcatgcattggagaaggaaatggcaacccactccagtgttcttgcctagagaatcccagggaacgggcagcctggtgagctgctgtctatgtggtcgcacagagtcagacacgactgaagcaacttagcagcagcagcagcagcagcacgttgGTAAATTGGTTAAATTTATAATCAATGGACCTAACCAATCTATGTTCCAATTTATGTGGAGTAAGgaagaatcttttttaaaaatctattaaccATGGTTGACTTTCAAGTCACCCTTATTTCTCAATGCAATTTTGTGAGGTCACTTTGGCTTGTCCAATTACAGTTTTACAAACCATGGCTTCAAGAGATTTAGCCACTGTATAAGGTCACAGAACTCATCAGTGGCCTAGTCTAGATTCACCCCCAGTTCTGTTTGACTTGAGATCCTGATGCTCTTCCTTAAATCACACTTAGACCTGCTCCCAGAAGTACAAGGTCATTCAAGGGTGATGACCCCACCCATCTTACCAAGTTCTACTTCCAAGGTGTCCTTGATGGGATCCAGAATATCTGGCTTGAGATTAGTGTTTTTcactaaaagataaaaatagaaatcattatTTGCATTGGAAATCCGAAGGCCTGGTCTGCACGGTCACATTTTGATCTAATTTGGGGGAACTTTTCCAGATTTTACCCATAATCCATAAGACTAGAAATTCAAGTTTGCATGTGAAAATCATGCTTTCAGAAATGACTGTGACATCAGATTGCAGGTTTTAGCAAAACATGAGTCCTTGATAAGTCCATATCTGCCCGGGTACATTTTCTTCTAGGCCAGCCTGCTTGCCGCCCACAGACTTGAACCCTCATCTTTTCCCTCCAAGGCTGGTTTGTGGTCCATCTGGAGAAATGCAACAGGAAGGAGAACCCACCTGAGGAAACGTACGGGTCAGCCAGATTGGAGACCACCTCTTCCTCCATCCTCAAATTTacgatttatttcaaaataaaggtgAGTTCAGCCCTTCATGAATCATTTATCCCTCAACTTCCTGTCACAAACTTTCAAATGTTCCTGCACTGTCAAACTCCCTCCTGAAGATGCCTCATCTCCTAAGATAGGAAAATTCACCTCTTCTACTCCAGGCACTTCCTACTCCTCTCCTACTTCTCAGGGACCTCCTTCCTTCAATTACACCACCTTCTTGTATCTTTGACTTTCTCTCTCTCGCTCTGTTCCCATCAGCATTTATCCTTGCtgtctttccatctttttttttttttttgccactccctgcagtggcttgtaggaatcttagttccctgaccagggattgaacctgcaacctcggcaggcagtgagagctcagagccctaaccattggacctccagggaattccccagtctCTCTATcttaaaacagaggaaaaaacgCCCTTCAACTCACatccccaccccttctccttccttcccactgAGTTCTGCAAGGAGCACTGTGTGTtcatttcctccctcccctcccctcccacacgTCTGATTTCTGCTCCTGTCTCTCCACTGAAACCCCTTTGGCCAAAGTTGCCAGTGACCTCTGTGACCTCCTTGCACAAAAGTCCGCTGAGTTTTTAACCTGCTTTCCCTCTTAGTAGCTAGATCAGGGtgatcccctagagaagcaaatggcaacccactctagtgttcttgcctgggaaatcccatggacagaggagcctggtgggaccctccgtggggtcacaagagtcagacacgactgagcgactaaacagcagcaagcAGCCGTGGCTGCTGAGGGCatgctctcctctcctccttggGTTGCACATTTCCGGGCCCCGATGCTGGCCTGTCCTCCCAGTCTCTGCTCTGCTCCTGCTCTgggctcctcctcctgctctgcctCTGGTGAATATCACTTCTCAGTTCTGTCCGGGTGGTCTTCATTCCACCTGCTCTCCACGTGGGGCAGCTCCAGGTACCTTCCCCGTGAGAGGTCTCTGCCCTTGAAAGGTTCTCTCTCCTGCGTCATCGGTTTCACTTCCTTTACgctccctccctgcccttccaCTGATACCCACTTGCTGATGCAAGTAATGACCCTTCTCTTCCCAGAGCCAGAGATCTATTCCTGGGTCTCACCACATGAGGCCaagcctccctccttccttcttgcaACACGTTATCTCCGAGTTCTGGGGCAGTTTTCCTCTGTCCTCACACCCCTGCTTCAGCTCCTGTGAGGATGCTCCTCGTCCCCCACACCCCCCAGCGCTGGATGCTCTGGATCTCTCCTCTCTGTCCTCACTCCCAGCCTGACCCCGTCTTCCTCGACTGTATGCCAACCATTCTCACATTCATAGCCCCAGCTCTTACATCCCAGTCCGGTTTATCCAAACACCCACTTGTCACGGGACTTGGTGGCTGAAAGTCCTTTCAAGGCTAACACTGAATTTCTTCCTCATACTC
This region of Ovis canadensis isolate MfBH-ARS-UI-01 breed Bighorn chromosome 3, ARS-UI_OviCan_v2, whole genome shotgun sequence genomic DNA includes:
- the IL18RAP gene encoding interleukin-18 receptor accessory protein; its protein translation is MMLCLGWIFLWLVAQGRIRGLNTPDCFTEKPLRTYSARCGEEFVLFCDLPEPQKSHFYHGSQLSPTQGSEYLPCRGSENLSDVQWYLQPQNGDPAVEITQNAPQVIQEKSTLHFLTTGINHAGLYICRPRMRSPQENACCVRMILEVKPQTNMSCESAVSHEQHLLLGSMSSIYCPGLSHQSDAQSPEVTWYQNGKLLSEKRSNPIEVDEVYDYHQGTYVCDYTQTDNSSSWTVRAVVQVKTIVKNTNLKPDILDPIKDTLEVELGKPLTLNCTARFGFEINFNPVIKWYIRDSDQEWEIETPKGRSVKSTLKDEVIERVVLLEKVTESDLHKKFICFAQNSIGNTTQSIQLKKKTGGVFLYVLLGTVTGLAGMLTTGALFYMYWIEIVLLYRTYQSKDETLGDQKEFDAFVSYAKWSPFESEASSSLSEETLALNLLPDVLENKYGYTLCLLERDVAPGGVYTEDIVSVIKKSRRGIFILSPNYVSGPSIFELQAAVNLALEDQTLKLILIKFSSFQEPESLPHLVRRALRVLPTVTWKGLKSVPPNSRFWTQIRYHMPVKSSRGVTWNHLRIMPWIFSLQKTQ